The genomic segment GATAGCACGCGTATCGATGCCGGCGGTGGCTGGCATGATGCTTCTGACTATCTGCAGTATGCGACAACCTCGGCGAATGCGACGTTTCATCTTCTGGCAGCTTATCGCGATTTCCCACAGGTATTTGGGGATCATAAACAGGCAAATGGGCTCGAGGGCAGCAATGGCCGGGCTGATGTGCTGGATGAAGCGAAATGGGGGTTGGACTGGTTGCTGAAAATGCATCCTAAAGCAGATCAGATGTATAATCAGATAGCTGATGACCGCGATCATGCGAGTATGCGTATGCCTAAGGAGGATCCGTATTACGGTCGCGGCTTTGAACGGCCAGTCTATTTTATTGATGGCGAGCCGCAACAGCGTGGTAAGTTTATGAACAATACGACCGGGACGAGTTCGACGGCAGGTAAATTTAGCAGTGCTTTCCGGCTGGGCTCGGTTCTATTTAGAAAAGATGACAGGACATATGCAAAGCTGCTGTCCGAGAAAGCCGAAACCGCTTATGCTTATGCAAACATCAAGCCCGGCGTGACACAGACAGTTTCTGTTAAATCTCCTTATATCTATGCGGAGGATAACTGGGTAGATGATATGCAGCTTGCTGCAGCAATGGGCTTTGCTGTGACGGGAAAAGGAAAATTTGCCCAGGAAGCCATGCAGTATGCAAGGCAGGAAAAAATTACGCCATGGATGATATCGGATACTGCGGCACATTATCAATGGTATCCCTTTATCAACTTGGGGCATTATGAATTAGCTAAACGTTTAAAAGGGCAAAATCGCGAGGAGATTGTCTCTTACTATAAGCAGGGCATTGAAGAGGTCAATAAACGGGCAGAGCAGAATGCATTTTTGAGGGGAGTTCCTTTTATCTGGTGCAGCAATAATCTGACAGTTTCCTTTGCGATGCAATGTCTCTGGTATAAGGAATTGACAGGTGATGGTCGCTTTGATGAACTGGAGCAGGCCAACTTTGACTGGATCTTCGGTACTAACCCCTGGGGCACGAGCATGGTGTATGGCCTGCCATCCTGGGGAGATACGCCTGTCGATCCACATTCGGCCTTTACGTATCTGGGTAAGCATCCTATCGATGGCGGATTGGTGGACGGCCCGATTATGGCTTCCACCTACCGGAATCTGATCGGGATCAAGCTCAATAATCCGGATAGTTATGCCGATTTTCAGAGCGATCTGGCGGTGTACCACGATGATTATGGAGACTATAGTACCAACGAGCCGACGATGGACGGAACGGCGTCATTGATCTATCTGCTTGCTGCAAAGGAAGGACGGGCTTTGGAGGAGCCTGCTGGAAAAAAGTAGTTCACGATGTATTCGGTGCCATCGTCCGTGGTGACTCCACACAGAAAAAAGTGGCGTTGTTTTTTACGGGCCATGACCTGTCCGAAGGAGCACCGGCTGTGCTGAATAGCTTGAAGAAGCATCGCGTCAATGGCAATTTTTTCCTGACCGGTGACTATCTGCGTAATCCGGGCTTTCGTCCCTATGTCCGCGAAATGCTGAAGGCAGGCCATTTTCTGTCAGGGCATTCGGACCGGCACCTTTTGGTGAGCGACTGGCTAACCCGGGGTGAGCTGCTGGTCACGCGTGATTCTTTTGTCAGGGATCTAAAAGCGAATCTGGAGGCATTGACCCCTTTTGGGATCGACACAAGTAAGTTAGCTTACTATGTCCCTAGCTATGAATGGTACACTAGCGAAACTGTCGAATGGGCCAAACAGCTGGGCCTAAATTCCGTCAATTACACGCCGGGCGTACGGACAGCAGCTGATTATACGTATCCGGAGATGGGAAAGCGGTATCTGTCGTCCCAGGCTATTTTGCAGAGCCTCTGGGCATATGAAAGAAAATTTGGACTGAATGGTTTCCTATTATTGATCCATATGGGTACAGACAGCCAAAGAAAAGATAAGTTATATCATCATCTGGATGATATTATTGTGGAGTTGAAACAGCGGGGATATCAGATAGTGGATATACCTCAATTATTGAAATAGAGAATTACAATATATATTAAGAATGGTTAATACAACGGAGAAAGATTCGAATTATCAGGATTTGGACAAGATGTCTGTACATGAATTATTGACTAATATCAATAATGAGGATAAATCTGTGCCTCTGGCGGTTGAGCAGGCAATCCCTCAAATCGAAGCCTTGGTCAAAGTGACTGTGGAGCGAATGAAGGCTGGTGGTCGAACTTTCTATATCGGTGCCGGTACGAGCGGTCGGCTCGGGGTGTTGGATGCGTCTGAATTGCCTCCGACTTATGGCGTGCCATTTGAATGGATTATCGGGCTGATTGCCGGTGGCGATACTGCAATTCGCAAAGCTGTGGAATTTGCGGAAGACGATCTGGAGCAGGCCTGGAAAGATATGGAAGCGTACGATATTGACGAGAACGATGTGGTGATCGGCATCGCTGCTTCCGGAACAACGCCTTATGTGATCGGCGGGCTGAAGATGGCGAATGAAAAAGGTCTCGTAACAGGCTGTATCGTGTGCAACAGCGGTTCACCGATTGCTGAAATTGCACAGTATCCTATCGAAGTCATTGTAGGACCTGAGTTTGTGACCGGATCGACACGTATGAAGTCCGGTACGGCACAAAAGCTCGTATTAAATATGTTCAGTACTGCTGTGATGATTCAGCTTGGCCGTGTAAAAGGCAATAAGATGGTGGATATGCAGTTGTCAAATCACAAACTGGTGGGACGTGGCGTACGTATCATCATGGATCAGACCGGGGCTACGGAAGAGGATGCAGCAGCACTGCTGGAACAATTTGGTAACGTTAGACAGGCCATCGAAGCGTATCAGGCCACACATTAATGTATGACCCATAAAAGATAATCACCTATTAAAAACAAACTATGTCACCAGTCATATTATTGTCCTTTATTATCATCTATTTTGCGGTCCTGCTTGCGGTAGCGCATTTTACATCTAAGGGGTCTGCGGACAACTCCACCTTCTTTGTCGCCAATCGAAATTCGAAATGGTATATGGTCGCCTTCGGGATGATCGGTACTGCATTGTCTGGCGTGACCTTTATTTCTGTGCCCGGAGCCGTCGGTGCATCAGAATTTAGCTATTTTCAGTTTGTCCTGGGCAACGCTGTGGGCTTTGTGATTATTGCCTACGTGCTGCTGCCTCTTTATTACCGGATGAACCTGACATCGATTTATACTTATCTGGAGGAACGCTTCGGACATACCACTTATAAAACCGGCGCAGCCATTTTTCTGGTGTCCCGGACCATTGGCTCCGCTTTCCGCTTGTATTTGGTGGCTATCGTTCTCCAGCATTTTATCTTCGACGCCTGGAATGTGCCTTTCGCCATCACGGTAGTAATCTGCCTTGTGCTGATCTGGATGTATACCAATAAGGGGGGGCTGAAGACGATTATCGTAACGGACACCTTACAGACAACTTTTTTGGTTACCGCTGTCATACTTTCGATTTATTTTATGGCCAAAGGGCTGGATTTCGGAATCGTAGATACTTTTGAAGCTGTAAAAGAGAGCAGTTATTCCAAAATCTTTTTCTGGGACGATTTTGTAGGGAGTAAAGCGAACTTTTGGAAACAGTTTTTGGGCGGTATTTTTGTCACGATAGCGATGACAGGCCTGGATCAGGAC from the Sphingobacterium thalpophilum genome contains:
- a CDS encoding glycoside hydrolase family 9 protein, whose amino-acid sequence is MIKRCLNFLNLRQAFLLVFACFVCKFAQAQQNAWIRINQLGYTPAGKKVAVWGGKSIRQLRSFEVKAANTGKTVYVHSVGKDYGAYGPFVQSFRFDFSVVRDTGSFYIEADGVRSPAFRIAKDVYKGAADFVLRYMRQQRTLFNPFLKDSCHTHDGFTLYAGKAGIVDSTRIDAGGGWHDASDYLQYATTSANATFHLLAAYRDFPQVFGDHKQANGLEGSNGRADVLDEAKWGLDWLLKMHPKADQMYNQIADDRDHASMRMPKEDPYYGRGFERPVYFIDGEPQQRGKFMNNTTGTSSTAGKFSSAFRLGSVLFRKDDRTYAKLLSEKAETAYAYANIKPGVTQTVSVKSPYIYAEDNWVDDMQLAAAMGFAVTGKGKFAQEAMQYARQEKITPWMISDTAAHYQWYPFINLGHYELAKRLKGQNREEIVSYYKQGIEEVNKRAEQNAFLRGVPFIWCSNNLTVSFAMQCLWYKELTGDGRFDELEQANFDWIFGTNPWGTSMVYGLPSWGDTPVDPHSAFTYLGKHPIDGGLVDGPIMASTYRNLIGIKLNNPDSYADFQSDLAVYHDDYGDYSTNEPTMDGTASLIYLLAAKEGRALEEPAGKK
- a CDS encoding polysaccharide deacetylase family protein — encoded protein: MALFFTGHDLSEGAPAVLNSLKKHRVNGNFFLTGDYLRNPGFRPYVREMLKAGHFLSGHSDRHLLVSDWLTRGELLVTRDSFVRDLKANLEALTPFGIDTSKLAYYVPSYEWYTSETVEWAKQLGLNSVNYTPGVRTAADYTYPEMGKRYLSSQAILQSLWAYERKFGLNGFLLLIHMGTDSQRKDKLYHHLDDIIVELKQRGYQIVDIPQLLK
- the murQ gene encoding N-acetylmuramic acid 6-phosphate etherase: MLRMVNTTEKDSNYQDLDKMSVHELLTNINNEDKSVPLAVEQAIPQIEALVKVTVERMKAGGRTFYIGAGTSGRLGVLDASELPPTYGVPFEWIIGLIAGGDTAIRKAVEFAEDDLEQAWKDMEAYDIDENDVVIGIAASGTTPYVIGGLKMANEKGLVTGCIVCNSGSPIAEIAQYPIEVIVGPEFVTGSTRMKSGTAQKLVLNMFSTAVMIQLGRVKGNKMVDMQLSNHKLVGRGVRIIMDQTGATEEDAAALLEQFGNVRQAIEAYQATH
- a CDS encoding sodium:solute symporter: MSPVILLSFIIIYFAVLLAVAHFTSKGSADNSTFFVANRNSKWYMVAFGMIGTALSGVTFISVPGAVGASEFSYFQFVLGNAVGFVIIAYVLLPLYYRMNLTSIYTYLEERFGHTTYKTGAAIFLVSRTIGSAFRLYLVAIVLQHFIFDAWNVPFAITVVICLVLIWMYTNKGGLKTIIVTDTLQTTFLVTAVILSIYFMAKGLDFGIVDTFEAVKESSYSKIFFWDDFVGSKANFWKQFLGGIFVTIAMTGLDQDLMQKNLSMGTIKEAQKNMITFTSVFVVINIFFLAVGALLYIYAAKNGIDVSKLATRDYLYPEIALNHLAIVPAIIFMMGLTAATFATTDSALTALTTSFCVDFLNFNKKENPNDPALVKRRNYVHFGFSIVMLLVILVFKLINDDSVVNAIFTAASYTYGPLLGLFVFGIFTRYAVRDKAVPYICVLSPTVLYLLKTYVIEVYTPYVIGLDLIIINGLITFLMLLLSSPGKASEKALSHN